cctccTCCTACCTCggtgggcgagcgagccagcGGCACCAGGGAACGGGCGATTTGCATCTGCTGGGCGCTTCCTTCATTTCACGCTGCGCCTCCCCATGCATCTCGTCCATCAAGAGGCTGAACTGCCCCAGTCCTCCCGCATCGACGGCCCCTCGGGGTTCCATTCTCGACCGGGTTCCGAATCGCCCCGCACACAAGCTTGTGATGAATGCCTCAACAATTTGTGCTGCAGATTCCAAAAGAGCCGACACTGTCCCGGTGTGCCGGGCTACTTGCTGCCAGTGCTACTTTTACCAGTGAGATAGTAGCACTGCAGCTGCCCGTTTTGCTCCAGGAAAAACGTCGAATACGAGTGGCCCAGCGAAGCCAGGTCCACACGGCGAGGGCTACCAACGCCCAAAAGTGCATCCGCCGAGGCTCCAAGGTAGTCGAGGTGAAGGAATACGGTAGTCCGGAGCGAGACGAGGACAAAAGGCCGCCCTTCAAATGGGCCTAACGCCTTGTTCTGTGCATCGAGGGATTTGTCGCAGTCTGCCTGGCTCAACTCCCTGACGGACGGCAACGTTGTGCGGCGCAAAGCACCAATCGCAGAGGGAGCGGCAGAGCTGAGGAGCATAAAGGGACTGACAGTGCGAGACGCTTGTCGACACACGGTCAGGATCATCGGGACCCTCGAGTCTCACAATGGCGCGTGAGATCACACGTCGAACGGCGCGGGGACCCGTCTCGGACTGCGACATGTCAACCACCATCCGTCGCAGGACGCGGTCCTTTTTTAGGTAAAAACAATCGGTATTTTGAGCGAGGTTGACGTACCCTTGTTGtacgtactaagttactatCTTAGTACTTTACAGTCCAGTccagtacggagtacagcGAGTGCAGTACCACATACAACTGTGTACTCACGACATGAACACGTATGCCGTGGCTTGGGGCAACCCTGTCATTCATGTCCATGGCCAAGCACGGAAATCCGCCTGACGACTGTCATGTCTGTCAGGTGGAGATGCGTTGGGGCTATCTCGTACAGACCACGTCCCACCGCCTACCAGTAGATGGCATAATTGGCGGCAGCCCTCCTCGTTGCGCCCCAGCCCTGCGGCGTTCCATCTTCGACGGTCAGGCACTGCATCACTACTGCAGGTGTGCGTGCGCACAATGGAGAGTCCGCATTAAATGCCTCTCTGCTGTGGCCCTCACGGGCCACGCGAGCTAAAAGGAAAGGAACCGCCGGCATCCGCTGTCTCTCGCATGCCCTGTGCTACCTTGACCAACGCTGCATAAGATAACCATTCTGGGGCTGTGACCGCTTCCTGTCACGCCCGAGGATTCCGCGCAAGCTGGCACGTAACTGCAGCCTTTGCTGACGACTTTCGGGGCGCCTTGACTGCCGGCGGAGTGCGTTTGATCGCACAGCAGAGCCAACAATGATGTGGCATGCGCGACTTCTTCACCGTGAATTGGGCAAGACGGTGTGTCACGTCCCCGCTGGAGGtggtccgcccgcccggtgCGCCTTGCACGATAGGGAATATACTCGCACAAAGTGATGCCTATAGTAGAGCCAATAAATTacccccaccaccatcaccaccactgctgctgcttcttaCTACTAATGTACACTACTTTGGTACGTGGTAGTACGATATTGTTCCTCATACGAACATTTATACTCTGTGAGTTTGCGCGTCGCTCCGCTACGCCAGGCACACGAGCATGCTTTTTGTCGAAGCCATGCCGACCACGGCTCCAGATACCAGAATGTGTGGCCGAGACATTGAAATGCCCTAATTCGGCCTAGACCGTCTTCAGCTTGAGCAGCCACGCGAGTtctgcgacgcgacgcgacaAAACTGACCCAGGGGCTGGTAGGTCTCACGTGACATTCTGCACGGTTGGTTTGGCTCATCACTTGCATTGATAGCTCGGCCAAGGCTAGGCAGACAAGGGAGCGGGTGGGAGgcgggaaaaaaaaaattgaGAGAAACCTGATTGAACGGGATGGCACTCTGCCAGTGACGCAACCAAGTCGTCGGCCCaagcatcgtcatcgtcaatgctcgccaccaccgcctccgtTGTCGGCAGTGACTAGTAGTagtcgttgtcgccgccgtccttaTCGCTGTCGTGCGCCCGGAAGCGGTAAACGGTCACGCACACAGGACGcgaagagagggagaaacTTGGCATTCCAGAGGCAAAGAGGAGGGCGGCACACAGCGTGGGGAGACGGTGACGTGCCAGCCAtgcgccggctggctgtcCGCCTATCCGTCTTCATCTCGCAGGCCCAAATGGTTTAGGTGTTAGTTAGATAACTAAGGTAATGGGCGACCCCCTTTCCCGCGCCAGCAGAGCCCGCGTTGGAGCCACTCTGGTGACCTTCGTACAaagtactacctaccttattGTCCTGCTTGCCCTGCTATGTTAGCACGAAGCTGCCGCGGACAACCTGTCCTCGTACCTTGATGTCGACGACTCGTACCTACCGGTGCCACTTCGTACCTTACCTTTAGCAGGCCCGCGACGCAGGCAAATCAGGATCCCGCCTCAGCTCTACGCCCCAGCTGTCGTGGGCCGATGAGCTTGTTCTCCCCGATTTTGGGTTCCGCCATTTTCCACTGCCGCCTTCCACCCGCactgcctcgtcgtcctcctccctcctccccttcatCTCCCGTCACAATTTAGCTCTCCTTTTGCGCCGCGCACACGACCAACCCCCCGGACCAGCTGTCGCCTGCCTCAATCTCCTCCCTGCAGCTGTGCAGCTTGCCTCAAGCCGCCTCGATTGACCCCgtgtgccgctgccgacgacggctgctTCGTCTTCGGAGCAGCACCTTGCGACCCCGGTTCAAGCGTCACCTTCATTTTCCCTCCACATCGCAACGCGCCGCAATCCCGcctgccaccaccatgccATCGCCCTCACCAGCCGGCAAGCGGAAGCGaaatgccgccgccgccgacgacgacgacttgctCAACGACGGCCAACAGGCCTCGTCCCGCGATGCctcgggcgaggagggtgaCACCACGGCCCCCGAGTCCGGACGCCAcacccgccgcggcgagaaCGGCAACGGCCCGCATCCTAAGCGACAGCGAGCTAACTCCGACCGCAACGGCCATgaagacgccgccatcgatcCCGGCGAGCCGAGTGACACGACCGAGGCCAGCGTCGACATCGCtgagcgcgtcggccgccgggGACGGAAAGCCTccgttggcgaggaggccatggccccACCGCCCATCGGACAGATCACACATCCCGCTGGAGGCTTCAAGACGAATCCGCCGCCtgtcggccgcgccgtcaggGTCTACGCAGATGGTGTCTTCGACCTCTTTCATCTTGGGTAGGTACACAACTTCGGATGGACCCCCCAAGCACCACTGACAGAGCCACCAGGCACATGCGACAactcgagcaggccaagaaggcctTCCCTAACACgaccctcgtcgtcggagtcACGGGCGATCACGAAACTCATAAGCGCAAGGGATTGACGGTCATGTCTGCCAAGGAACGCGCCGAGTCGGTTCGACACTGCAAGTGGGTGGACGAGGTCATCGAGGACTGCCCGTGGATCGTCACCAAGgagttcctcgacgccaaccGGCTCGACTACGTTGCCCACGATGACCTACCCTAcggggccgacgagggcgacgacatcTATCAACCGAtcaaggcggcgggcaaaTTCCTTGTCACCCAGCGAACAGAGGGTGTCAGCACAACGGGCATCATCACGAGGTgagcagcgcctgcgccggcAAGCTCAGCGAAGACATGCACTACTGACATGATGATGCTACAGAGTTGTCCGTGACTACGAAAAGTACATTACTCGGCAATTCAAGCGTGGCACCTCGCGGCAGGAGCTCAACGT
Above is a genomic segment from Purpureocillium takamizusanense chromosome 2, complete sequence containing:
- the PCT1 gene encoding Choline-phosphate cytidylyltransferase (BUSCO:EOG09264I9J~COG:I~EggNog:ENOG503NV4B); this encodes MPSPSPAGKRKRNAAAADDDDLLNDGQQASSRDASGEEGDTTAPESGRHTRRGENGNGPHPKRQRANSDRNGHEDAAIDPGEPSDTTEASVDIAERVGRRGRKASVGEEAMAPPPIGQITHPAGGFKTNPPPVGRAVRVYADGVFDLFHLGHMRQLEQAKKAFPNTTLVVGVTGDHETHKRKGLTVMSAKERAESVRHCKWVDEVIEDCPWIVTKEFLDANRLDYVAHDDLPYGADEGDDIYQPIKAAGKFLVTQRTEGVSTTGIITRVVRDYEKYITRQFKRGTSRQELNVSWLKKNEIDLKRHVQDLRDNIITNWTTTGQELSRELKQFWPTSRPQSPARFNSNGSDSARSPTTPGPGNSKEFVTGYALGLVGGVRSWVSTSSARS
- the PCT1 gene encoding Choline-phosphate cytidylyltransferase (BUSCO:EOG09264I9J~COG:I~EggNog:ENOG503NV4B), with the translated sequence MPSPSPAGKRKRNAAAADDDDLLNDGQQASSRDASGEEGDTTAPESGRHTRRGENGNGPHPKRQRANSDRNGHEDAAIDPGEPSDTTEASVDIAERVGRRGRKASVGEEAMAPPPIGQITHPAGGFKTNPPPVGRAVRVYADGVFDLFHLGHMRQLEQAKKAFPNTTLVVGVTGDHETHKRKGLTVMSAKERAESVRHCKWVDEVIEDCPWIVTKEFLDANRLDYVAHDDLPYGADEGDDIYQPIKAAGKFLVTQRTEGVSTTGIITRVVRDYEKYITRQFKRGTSRQELNVSWLKKNEIDLKRHVQDLRDNIITNWTTTGQELSRELKQFWPTSRPQSPARFNSNGSDSARSPTTPGPGNSKEFVTGYALGLVGGVRSWMTKNRRTVNSSRPPSDDEESDESNGDGRRKSMPNLVSPTAARG